Genomic segment of Peribacillus frigoritolerans:
CATTATGAACTACGGAAAATTAGCTAAAAGTGTATTGGTACCTGTGGTCGGAGGCTCACTTGTGGGGATATTCGCCACAAGGAATTCAAAAGAAATTTATGACAAACTCAAGAAACCTGCTTTTGCTCCTCCTTCCTGGACTTTCCCCGTTGCCTGGACCAGCCTTTATACGATCATGGGAATAGCGAAATATCGCATAGCATCCAAAGAAAAAGAATCGAAGTCCGCTGAACTCCTCTATGATACTCAACTAGGGTTGAATTTCTTATGGTCTTTTTTATTCTTCAAATGGGGCTTGCGCGGAACAGCCTTTATAGAAATGGCTGCACTGCTGACCTTGATTACATTAACGGCATTCGAGTTTTATAAAATAGACCGTACATCCGGTTTAGCGATGGTTCCCTATATTGCATGGGTCA
This window contains:
- a CDS encoding TspO/MBR family protein, with protein sequence MNYGKLAKSVLVPVVGGSLVGIFATRNSKEIYDKLKKPAFAPPSWTFPVAWTSLYTIMGIAKYRIASKEKESKSAELLYDTQLGLNFLWSFLFFKWGLRGTAFIEMAALLTLITLTAFEFYKIDRTSGLAMVPYIAWVTFALGLNFSIFRNN